The Polyangium mundeleinium genome contains the following window.
GGCCGGCCTCCAGATGGCATCGGACGAGCTTCAAATCGGCCCGGTCCGCGATCACCGCGATGGACGAGGCTCCACTTGGAACGGCATCCGCGGCGACGACCTTGAAATTCGTCACGACCGTCGGCCCCTCCGCGCCGACCCGCAAGGGCACCTCGTTCGCGCTCGCGGACAGCGTCGTCACGCCGGCTTGCGTGGTCCACGGCGCGCCACCGGTGCAGTTGTATCCGCCGTGGAGCACCTCTCCGCCGCGCAATACGAGCGGCTCGATGAACGTCTCGGCGCACGCATAAATGGGCCTCGCCCCCTGCGTCTGCGCCTTCTCGACGGCCGCGCGCAGCGTCCGCAGCGGGCGCTCGGCCGTCCCCGGATTGTCGTCCTTGCCGGAAGCTGCCACATAAAGCCCGCACGGCGAAGGCCGGCTCGGATCCTCGCCGAGGGGGCATGCCGCCTGCGAGCTCGCCTCGCCGGCGCAGGTCTTCGTCACGCTGCAATCGGCAAACATGTCGAGCCCGCAGCCCCCGAACGCGACGGCTCCTGCGGCGCAGGCGAGCAGCGCCAGCGCGGACCTCGCGCCATGACGGCGCATGGGCCGCGAACCTCCCCCATTCACACCACGCATCATCGTTTTTCCTCAAAAGGTTCCCAGGACCACGAGCGAGCCCCCCTGCGAGGACACCGCGGGGAGCGCGTACACCGAGCCCGTCGTTTCGCGTTTCGGCCCCGAAAGGCCGTACACGAGCGTCCCGACGGCGATCACGCCTCCCCCGACGAAGCTCCAGAGCGCGGCCTCGCCGAGCTGGTTTTGCGCGGTCTTCAGGCGAATGAGATCGGGGCACGGGCCCGCGCCGGGGTTCGACGTGCAGTAATCGTCCTTTGCGCTGGCGAGGGGCTCCGCCTTCGCCACCGCCTCGCGTGCGCGCGCCTGCGAAAGGGCCGTGAACACGATGCCCCCCACGATTCCGATCCCCGCGGTCACGCTGCCCGCGACGAGCAGCGGCTTGCGCATCGATCCAGGGGTCCCCGGCGGCGCGTTCATGTCGTCCTCCTCGTCATGACGCGCGAGCCCCCCCGCGCGCGGCGCCTCGCCCTTCGGCAGATCCAGCCGCAAGAGCTGCGACGCGCCGGGTTTGGCCTCGATCACGACCGGGCCCGACGAGCGCTCGCCGAGCCGCGCCTCGATCGTCCGCCTCCCCGGCTCGACGAACACGCCGGCGTTCGCCTCGGGCCACCGCATGTCTTCGCCGTCCACGATCAAATGGACGCCCGCCACGTTCGATTGCACGGACAGCTCCGTGACATTGGCGCGCGCCTCGGACAGCATCGCGGACGTGGCCTTCATCTCGTCTGCCGCAACGTCCTCGGCGTGCCGCAGAAAATACGAGAGGTGCTCTGCCGCGTCGCGGTGGTGGCCGAGCTCGAGCTCGACCCACCCGAGCGTGCCCGCGATCTGGAAATGCTGCATGATCCGCCAGGCGGCCCGCAGCTCGTCGAGGGCGGCCTTCCATTGCTTTGCCTTCGCCGCGTCTTTGCCGCGCACGTAATGCGCCCGGGCCACGTCGGCGGGCGAGGACGACACCCCCGGAGGCGACGCAGGATCGGCCGCTGCCGTGGGCCGCGCGGCGCTCTGCGCGGCGAGCGCCAGGACGAGCGGCAAGACATACCGCGCTCGTTTGTCCCTTTTGATGCTCCCACCCATGCGGCAGGATATCACGAATTGCCAATGAATCGAGCGCCTATGCGGAAAACGAGCCCGGTCAGCGCTTGCAATTCGGGAAAAATCGAGGGCATGCCTTCCCGCCTGCGGGCGCCTTCGTGCTCGGGGCGGGTGATTTCGCCTTTGCTGTCGTCGGGGCGCGTTGTGCCGGCGGATCGGCCGGCGGCTTGCCCCCGTGGATGGGCAATGCGCTCCGTTGATCCGGGCCGTCGACATGCGGCGCGGGCCCTGCGTCCGACGAGGAGGACGGCGCGGGTTGGGCCTCCGGCAGCGACGCGGGCGCGGGCGCCATCCGCGCCATGTCGTCCGGCGCGGGCGGAGGCGAGGGGAGCACGATCGTCCCGTTTGGCACGGCCATGTCCGCGGGTGTTTTCGTGGTCGCCCGGGACGCCACGATGAAAATCAAGAACGGCGCCGCGACGAGCAGGAGCAAGAGCGCCCCCCGGCGCATCACTTGCCGCCTTCGCCGCTGTTTCTGCAATGTGCCGTCCGGTGGTTCGCTCCCGGCCGTCACGGTGATGGCTCCGACGGTCATCACGGTGCTCGGCGCGGTGTGGTTCCCTGCGGTGGCGGAGACCTGCGTCGTGGTCGCGGTGAGAATGGCGCTCAGGGACGCATCTCGCCAGGGCGCCCGTGGTCCATCGAACCCCGGGAGCGCAGGGCGCCGCTCGTCTCCGTCGGTGTTCGGATTCGCCCCGGGGGGAAGGATGACCGTACCCTTCAGGGCGACTTCCCCGATTTGCGTCGGCGCATCGGCCTCCTCGGGCGTCGTGCCGTCGATCGCCAGCGTGAACTTCTGCGTCTCCGGCAGGATGTCGGGGCGCGGGAGTGTCGACGGAATGGGAACCTCCAGCGCCGGATCCACGAGGGGAAGCAGCTCGCGCGCGCTCGCCATGGGCTCGAGCAGGGCCGCGACTTCTTCCGCGGATTGGATACGTTTGTCCCTCTCGCGCTGCAGGCATCGGTCGACGAGATCGGCGAGCCGCGGGTCGACGTGACGGACGCGGCTCGCGACCGGCGGAATCGCGGCCTTCAGGATTTGCTGGAAGAGGACGTCCACGTTGCCCTTGAAGGGCCGCACGCCGGTGAGCATCTCGTACAGGACGACGCCCAGCGACCACACATCCGTGCGGAAATCGAGATCCTCGACGCAAAGCACCTGCTCGGGGCTCATGTACCCCGGTGTGCCGACCATGACGCCCGTGACGGTGCGGACGCAGTCCTTTGTATCGAGCTGCTTGGCCACGCCGAAATCGAGGACCTTCACGACAAAGCCGTCGGTGCTCGATTCTCGGTGGAGAAACACGTTCTCCGGCTTCAGATCGCGGTGAATGATGCGGGCCCCGTGCGCCGCCGCGAGGGCGAGCGCGACGTCCCGTCCGATCCTCGCGGCTTGCTTGGACGGCAGCCTGCGCTCCCGCTCCAGGAGATCGGCGAGCGTCTCCCCCGAGAGGAGCTGCATGACGAGAAAAGGATCCCCCGCGGACGTCTCGCCGGCGTCGTAGACGTCGACGATATTCGGATGGGACAAACTCTTGAATGCGCGCGCCTCGCGGCTGAGGCGAAGGCGGAGGTCCGCGCTTGGCCGCAGAATCAGCTTGATGGCGACGCGACGCGCGGTGCGCTCGCTTTGCGCCTCCCACACCGACCCCATCGCCCCCTCGCCGAGTGGACGGACGAGGCGATAGTCACCCCCGATGCAGTCTCCGGCTTTCATGACCCCCCCGGCGCGCGATGTTACCACTGGCAGTGAGCAACAACACGGAAAAGCCGAGCGGGCTCCCGTTTTGATCGGGATTCGTCCGGGTCTAATTCCCCCGGCGCGCCTTTGGACGTGACCCGCGCGCGGACACGAAGTTCCACACGGCGACCACGACGACGAGCCCCCCGATCACGGCGGCCGATATCAACAAATTGCGGAGCACGTCCTGCTCCGGATTGCTCTCGAAGGGGATCACGGGCGCCGCCGGCCCGAGCTTTTCGAGCATTCCCTTCACCACCTCGATCGGGATGCCGAAGTTCAAGCTCTGCGATTGATTCAAGGTGCCCACCGCGACGGCGACGACCTCGCCGCGCCTCGTCATGATGGGGGATCCGCTCGAGCCAGGGGAAATCGCGGCCGTGATCTGGATGCCCCACGATTCGAGCTCCGAGGCCCGATCGATTTCCTTGCCCACGCCGCGCTCGCGTTTCGCCGAGACGATTCCCACCGTCAGCGTGCCCGAGAGTCCCAGGGGGCTACCGATGACCACGACCTCGTCGCCCGTCGCGACGCCGCTCGAATCGCCGAGCGCGAGCGCCGGCAGCCCCGCCCCATCCGCTTTCAGAATGGCGATGTCCCGCGCCTCGTCGTCGCCGAGGCGCCCGAGGATCGCGAGCTTCGAGCCATCGGCGAGCGTCGCCGTCACCTTCGCGGCGCCGTCCACGACGTGGTGGTTCGTGACGATCCGCCCGTCCGACGAAACGAAAAAGCCCGTCCCCGTCCCGACCTTGTGGCCCGTCGCGTCCTCCACCGTGAGAAGCACGACCGAGGGCTTCGTGCGCTCCGCGAGTTCGGCGAGCTCACCGCCGGCCGCCCAGGCGAGGGCCGGCGAGAAGGAGAGCGTCAAGGTTATCGCTGCCGCGAGCCGACGAACCATGTCGGGACGGAATGCGAACGGGCCGCGTTTGTCAAGCGAGAATCGCGGTCCGCCGCCCTTTCGCGCTCACGCCGAGCGACGCACCGGCCTCCGAGGGACGGCCCGCGGGCGTTCGCGGCGCATGTCCGCAACGGAGGAGAGGACACGTTCGAGCTCCGCGGGATCGATCGGCTTCGTCATGTGGGAATCGAATCCCGCGGCGAGCGCGCGGCGGCGATCCTCCGCGCCGCCGTATCCGGTCTGCGCGATGAGATAACTGCCCGCCGTCGCGGGGAGCGCGCGGAGCGCGCGGGCCACCGCGAAACCATCCATGTCCGGCAGGCCGAGATCACAGAGCACCACGTCGGGGCGCAGCCGCTTCGCCGCCTCGATTCCCTCGGGGCCCGTGTACGCCACCTCGGTGCGATATCCGAGGAGCACGAGCAAGTTCTGCAGGATGTCGGCCGTGTCGTGGTTGTCCTCGATGACGAGGATCCGCAAAGGGCCGTCGGTTTGTCGAGGCGCCGCCGCCGAGGGCGACGGTGCGGTGAGCGCGGCCTCCGCCGAGAGCGGGAGCCACACGCGGAGCGTCGAGCCTTTCCCCGGCCCCGCGCTATCGGCCTCGACGGCGCCGCCGTGCAATTCGACCAGCCCCTTGACCACGGCGAGCCCGAGCCCGAGCCCGCCGCGTGATCGGTCGAGGCTCCGATCGGCCTGGCTGAATGTCTCGAAGAGCCGCCCGAGCATGGCCGCATCCATTCCGATCCCGGTATCGCTGACCGTGATGCAGACCTGGTTCGTCCGCGGGGCCTCGTCCACCCGCACTTCGATCTGCCCGCCCGCGTCCGTGAATTTGACCGCGTTGTGCAGCAAATTGCCCACGATCTGCGAGAGCCGGGTGGGATCGCCTTCCACCCAGCGGGGTTCGTCCGGCAAGGAGAGCGAGAGCGCGAGGCCATTGCCCGACACGATGGACCCGTAATCGTTGGCGACGTCGCGGACGATCTGCACGACGTCACAAGGCTCCTTGCGCAGCTCCAGCTTGCCGCGGGAGATCCGCGAGACGTCGAGGAGATCGTCGATCATCCGGGCCATGTGTGCGATTTGCCGCTCGATCATGGCCAGCGTCTGGCGCGCCTCCGGCGAGCGGCCGGCCTGCATGTCGAGGACCTTCACGGCCGTGCGAATGGGGGCCAGGGGATTTCGGAGTTCGTGCCCGAGCATGGCCAGAAACTCGTCTTTGCGGCGATCGGCCTCCTCGAGCGCGAGCCCCGCCTCGCGCAGCGCGCGCTCGGTCTGCTTCAGCCGGGTGACCTCTTGCACCACGACGTTGACGGCCTGCACCACGCCCGCCGGATCCTTGATTGGCACGTAGCTCGAAATCCAATCCCGCAAGACCCCAGGCTGCGCGGGGGTCTCCATTCGATACTCGTGGTCCATCGAGCTTTCGCCGGTCTCGAAGACGCGACGGAGCAAGAGCTCGATGGGCCCCGTCTCGCCGCGCAGGACCTCCCCTATCGTGCGACCGATGTGGGCGGCGACAGGGGCGCCGTTGTATTGGGCCAGCGTTTCGTTGACGTTCACGTACCGGAGCTCGGTGTCGAGGACACAGAGGCCCGCGGGCGAGGTCTTGTACACGCTCTGGAGCTCGGCGAGGTGGCGCTGCGCGGCTCGCTCGCTCTCCTTGAGCCTGTGGAGGAGCTCGCCGCGATCGATGACGGCGGCCACCTGGTCGCTGAGCGTCTGCATGAGCCGGAGCTCGTCGTCCGTGTACCGGGGGCGCCGGCTCGTCGCGAAGGCCAGCGTGCCGAGCACGCGGCCGTGGGCGATGAGGGGATAGCCGGCGTAGACCTGCGCGCCGACCCCCTTGAGCGGGCCGGATCCGGGGAACGTGGAATGCTGGAGGTCTTCGAGGATGAGGGGCTTGCCCGTCTCGGCCACCGAGCCGCAGAGGAACTCGCCGTAGTGGAGCACGTGGTATCGCTCGCGCAGCTCGTCCGTGAGCCCCCCGCTCGATTCGAGTTCGAGCGTCTTGGGCGTATGTCCCGTCATGTAATTGAAATAAAGCTCCACGCCGAGCTCGGCGCCGAGTTCGGCGAACATCGGCCCGAGCAGCTCCGCGGGCTCGTCGCTGAGGACGAGGCGCCCGGCGGCCTTGGCGAGCAGGCCGAGGTGCGTGTTATGGGCTTCCAGGGCCTCCTGCATGCGCCTCCGTTTGGCCACCTCTTGCGCGCTCTGCTCTGCGACCGTGCGCAGCCGCTCGGCCGCGCTCCGCCATTGCACGCCGAACGCCGTCGTGACCCAGAGGACCACCACGCTCGACACGCGGCCCGTGGCGTCGACCCAAGGCGGAACGACGGGCGTCCCCGTGGTGAGAAAGAAGCCGAGCGTCGTGAGGAGCGTGCATCCCCCGACGACGATGAGCGTGGCGCTGCGACGGGGGAGCCATACGGCGAGGCAGACGGGCACGACGTATCCGTAGGGAAACATGAATCCCAGGGGCGTCGTGATATCCAGGAGGAAGAGCCCGACCATGAGCATCCCGAGGACGACGGGACGCACCACGGCCATCCCCGCGAACGAGCGCCGCCGGGCCATCTCGTCCGTTGCCTCGGCGGTACGCAACCGGTTCCCCGATATGCTCTCCACAGCGTGCTGGCGGCGCCTCCCTCGCACGGCGCATTCGTCCCCTTTGGGACGAAAAGATGCGTGACGCATCGTCCTTCGTCGAGCCGTGAGGCGAGCCGTGCCGGGCCTCTGCGAGCGAGCGCTCGTGCGGGCTCACCCGGACGAGGGTGAGGAAATTCCCCGAACGCGCCTGCGATACCGTATTCCAGCGTGGATGCTATGGACAGGACTCCATGCCCGCACGCTTCTGGCCCGGTCGCGAGTACCCCTTGGGATCCTTCTACGACGGATTCGGCGTGAACTTCGCCCTCTTCTCGGAGAATGCCGAGCGGGTAGAGCTTTGCCTCTTCGAGAACCCCGACGACCGGTCCGAGCGAGACAGGATTGTCCTTTCAGAACGGACCGCGCACGTCTTCCACGGCTATGTCCCTGCGCTCCGCCCGGGTCAACTGTATGGATATCGCGTCCATGGCCCTTACGACCCGACGCGGGGCCTCCGGTGCAACCCGCACAAGCTCTTATGCGACCCGTATGCCCAGGCCGTCGCCAATGAGGT
Protein-coding sequences here:
- a CDS encoding serine/threonine-protein kinase; protein product: MKAGDCIGGDYRLVRPLGEGAMGSVWEAQSERTARRVAIKLILRPSADLRLRLSREARAFKSLSHPNIVDVYDAGETSAGDPFLVMQLLSGETLADLLERERRLPSKQAARIGRDVALALAAAHGARIIHRDLKPENVFLHRESSTDGFVVKVLDFGVAKQLDTKDCVRTVTGVMVGTPGYMSPEQVLCVEDLDFRTDVWSLGVVLYEMLTGVRPFKGNVDVLFQQILKAAIPPVASRVRHVDPRLADLVDRCLQRERDKRIQSAEEVAALLEPMASARELLPLVDPALEVPIPSTLPRPDILPETQKFTLAIDGTTPEEADAPTQIGEVALKGTVILPPGANPNTDGDERRPALPGFDGPRAPWRDASLSAILTATTTQVSATAGNHTAPSTVMTVGAITVTAGSEPPDGTLQKQRRRRQVMRRGALLLLLVAAPFLIFIVASRATTKTPADMAVPNGTIVLPSPPPAPDDMARMAPAPASLPEAQPAPSSSSDAGPAPHVDGPDQRSALPIHGGKPPADPPAQRAPTTAKAKSPAPSTKAPAGGKACPRFFPNCKR
- a CDS encoding S1C family serine protease, with amino-acid sequence MVRRLAAAITLTLSFSPALAWAAGGELAELAERTKPSVVLLTVEDATGHKVGTGTGFFVSSDGRIVTNHHVVDGAAKVTATLADGSKLAILGRLGDDEARDIAILKADGAGLPALALGDSSGVATGDEVVVIGSPLGLSGTLTVGIVSAKRERGVGKEIDRASELESWGIQITAAISPGSSGSPIMTRRGEVVAVAVGTLNQSQSLNFGIPIEVVKGMLEKLGPAAPVIPFESNPEQDVLRNLLISAAVIGGLVVVVAVWNFVSARGSRPKARRGN
- a CDS encoding ATP-binding protein; this encodes MARRRSFAGMAVVRPVVLGMLMVGLFLLDITTPLGFMFPYGYVVPVCLAVWLPRRSATLIVVGGCTLLTTLGFFLTTGTPVVPPWVDATGRVSSVVVLWVTTAFGVQWRSAAERLRTVAEQSAQEVAKRRRMQEALEAHNTHLGLLAKAAGRLVLSDEPAELLGPMFAELGAELGVELYFNYMTGHTPKTLELESSGGLTDELRERYHVLHYGEFLCGSVAETGKPLILEDLQHSTFPGSGPLKGVGAQVYAGYPLIAHGRVLGTLAFATSRRPRYTDDELRLMQTLSDQVAAVIDRGELLHRLKESERAAQRHLAELQSVYKTSPAGLCVLDTELRYVNVNETLAQYNGAPVAAHIGRTIGEVLRGETGPIELLLRRVFETGESSMDHEYRMETPAQPGVLRDWISSYVPIKDPAGVVQAVNVVVQEVTRLKQTERALREAGLALEEADRRKDEFLAMLGHELRNPLAPIRTAVKVLDMQAGRSPEARQTLAMIERQIAHMARMIDDLLDVSRISRGKLELRKEPCDVVQIVRDVANDYGSIVSGNGLALSLSLPDEPRWVEGDPTRLSQIVGNLLHNAVKFTDAGGQIEVRVDEAPRTNQVCITVSDTGIGMDAAMLGRLFETFSQADRSLDRSRGGLGLGLAVVKGLVELHGGAVEADSAGPGKGSTLRVWLPLSAEAALTAPSPSAAAPRQTDGPLRILVIEDNHDTADILQNLLVLLGYRTEVAYTGPEGIEAAKRLRPDVVLCDLGLPDMDGFAVARALRALPATAGSYLIAQTGYGGAEDRRRALAAGFDSHMTKPIDPAELERVLSSVADMRRERPRAVPRRPVRRSA